In a genomic window of Epinephelus lanceolatus isolate andai-2023 chromosome 3, ASM4190304v1, whole genome shotgun sequence:
- the vap gene encoding uncharacterized protein vap yields the protein MQLHACLLLFIITTDKILALSPLHCGGNVSLDTEPADHINLTLPGLSTFDTSNRLNPMNSQSDKTLPVSICTWTIGIPRGRTVLIKLAWLESGSGVTVRCVWKEEGPVLESGGTALLSGCDGNKATLTWTGAGRSSNPIQLSYYVQEDERNSSEDHTSPHSGRDFLRWSQTGTSFTSTAPVGQEVVRGTEGSRGRLHEGLEGSSEAQSVSSPSSEDQGLLHPTSPLQGLAVAGRADRETLPLPEEGQNNGADTSGAAHLADGKMPARGRTHPYFQHTLSTDTPFHTANRGTNSSNEPPHTQMALTHKTDRSNNTSHGTDIHKYTDTQKSIISITTEAHPTVSSSRLPFLTSSPPELPSQTTWESGTIPVPHDGAVSRTPGEKPPHSWRSQRSTDRLHSDLTSAVTSDLLKSPTEPQQDDSSSAHTDTEPTASSSQGPSGSQSSSAHLTGLDTAVGTVEAASSHPNISRADSSVSAASDVTSQTAAFESSDKFENMEMLHTFTPSTQTQTNSPQSTESLPPPHTSSPLTQTNKDEMQTTITQSTHRHFVNAYTTTETISSSPDVTKVDDQTSSFTGPSSTPTAAVTLGDVVQNSAATGTTTDTGSYTLRPTYTFLHDNSPTDSPTPAHLSSSSTPIHSSTTSYTLQAHTTVPGSSHVTHTPLFLSSTSTDSAAHTPLIDPETTPIPTQTSTVKSHTPHTHSHLPLPSSTKVPVIHKQPHSYFTTTQTSLLSLTTSKSNRGYGDKDVEVEKEDESWQRFLSSTTKQTPTAGAPSRTTPHPTTQDKHLTLTPSVSTFVPTWTSTTQTPKFYIVSDQPAAIRVESIELLLQIIVEESRPAFTSGLEEDTASWLEPYLQRAPGFSRLQGVWSSGHAVQNLLEFKTSGALQWLGMTGPTSLLERTGLAQAVSEGRSFRSSKITNITLGGLQGDVCDWLLQCPGGYKCVFQPGSSNYSCSSVCHFDYCHHHGICTHHPSQLPVCRCLVGEDFWYMGQRCDMKMTRARLVGACLAILLVMVTVIGVLALVAVRRYRAILIQAKVDQTRSSYRRFNHFDELSGRFWLRSWAGSADSLDNPAFTRSDELLHLRALDRPCCYHDDTLSLASTCPSHGTRINTIYPHSSQYGWRGSEMSMGDGVLDSGKASDLSVCSWPVEPIHWTPFPLLQQLASHRTPPVRVTRPRSYCEGMELVDMGKSWTA from the exons ATGCAGCTCCACGCCTGCCTGTTGCTTTTTATTATCACAACAG ATAAAATATTGGCCTTGTCACCCCTCCACTGTGGCGGGAATGTCAGCCTGGACACAGAGCCTGCAGATCACATCAATCTCACTCTACCTGGACTTTCTACTTTTGACACCAGCAACAGACTCAACCCCATGAACAGTCAGTCCGACAAAACCCTACCGGTTTCAATTTGCACTTGGACGATAGGTATTCCCAGGGGTCGGACGGTACTTATAAAGTTAGCATGGTTGGAAAGTGGTTCGGGTGTAACAGTGCGCTGTGTCTGGAAAGAAGAAGGTCCGGTCTTGGAGAGTGGGGGGACGGCTCTGCTGTCAGGCTGTGATGGAAACAAAGCCACCTTGACTTGGACAGGAGCAGGACGATCCTCAAATCCAATTCAGTTGTCCTATTATG TCCAGGAAGATGAGAGGAATTCCTCGGAGGACCACACCAGCCCACACTCAGGCCGAGACTTCTTGCGATGGTCTCAGACAGGAACCAGCTTTACAAGCACAGCTCCTGTTGGTCAGGAGGTGGTAAGAGGGACAGAGGGGAGCAGAGGTCGCCTCCACGAAGGTCTGGAGGGGAGCTCTGAGGCTCAGTCTGTGTCTAGCCCCTCCTCTGAGGACCAGGGGCTGCTGCACCCCACCTCACCCCTGCAGGGACTCGCTGTGGCTGGGAGAGCCGATAGGGAAACTCTCCCTCTTCCTGAGGAAGGACAAAACAATGGAGCGGATACATCTGGAGCTGCTCACCTCGCTGATGGTAAAATGCCTGCCAGAGGGAGAACACACCCCTATTTTCAGCATACACTCAGTACAGATACACCGTTTCACACAGCAAACAGAGGAACAAACTCAAGCAACGAGCCCCCTCACACCCAGATGGCACtgacacacaaaacagacaggagCAACAACACCTCGCATGGCACAGatatacacaaatatacagACACTCAGAAGTCTATAATATCTATAACCACAGAAGCTCATCCCACTGTGTCCAGCTCCCGCCTCCCATTTCTCACCAGCTCTCCCCCTGAGCTACCTTCCCAGACAACCTGGGAGAGTGGAACCATCCCAGTCCCACATGATGGAGCTGTTAGCAGGACACCTGGAGAAAAACCACCCCATTCCTGGAGGAGCCAGCGAAGCACAGACAGACTTCACTCTGATCTGACCTCCGCTGTCACCTCTGATCTTTTAAAATCGCCCACTGAACCTCAGCAGGATGACTCGAGCAGTGCGCACACTGATACTGAACCCACTGCGTCATCCTCACAGGGCCCCAGTGGAAGTCAATCATCCTCCGCCCACCTCACAGGGCTTGACACCGCTGTTGGTACTGTGGAGGCTGCTTCATCTCATCCAAACATTAGTCGAGCTGACTCCTCTGTATCAGCAGCATCAGACGTTACCAGCCAGACTGCTGCGTTTGAGTCCTCTGATAAATTTGAAAACATGGAGATGCTTCACACTTTCACTCcttccacacagacacaaacaaactctcCACAAAGCACAGAGAGCCTCCCACCTCCTCACACATCCTCCCcactcacacagacaaacaaggaTGAGATGCAAACAACAATAACCCAAAGTACACACAGGCATTTTGTTAATGCATACACGACTACTGAAACTATCTCCTCCTCGCCTGACGTTACCAAAGTTGATGACCAGACTTCAAGTTTCACCGGTCCTTCCTCTACACCCACAGCAGCAGTGACTTTGGGAGATGTAGTCCAGAACTCAGCTGCCACAGGAACCACCACTGACACTGGATCATACACACTGCGTCCCACTTACACATTCTTGCATGACAACTCACCCACAGATTCACCAACTCCTGCTCATCTTTCATCCTCCAGTACACCCATACACTCATCCACGACTTCATACACACTCCAAGCACACACTACAGTTCCTGGTAGTTCACACGTCACTCACACACCCCTGTTTTTGTCCTCTACTAGCACTGATTCCGCTGCACACACACCCCTCATTGACCCCGAAACAACACCTATACCCACACAGACGTCAACAGTCAaatcacacacacctcacacacacagccacctGCCTCTGCCATCCTCTACTAAAGTCCCAGTTATACATAAACAGCCCCACAGCTATTTTACTACAACACAGACTTCTCTGCTCTCACTCACAACTTCAAAGTCAAATCGTGGTTATGGAGATAAAGATGTAGAAGTAGAGAAAGAGGATGAGTCTTGGCAGCGGTTTCTCAGCAGCACAACCAAACAAACTCCCACAGCTGGAGCCCCATCCCGGACAACCCCACATCCCACCACCCAGGACAAACATTTGACACTCACACCTTCTGTTTCAACCTTTGTACCCACTTGGACGTCCACGACTCAGACTCCCAAGTTCTACATTGTGTCGGACCAGCCTGCAGCCATCAGAG TGGAGTCGattgagctgctgctgcagatcaTTGTAGAAGAATCCAGACCGGCTTTTACTTCTGGTTTGGAGGAAGACACCGCTTCCTGG TTGGAGCCATACCTTCAGAGAGCCCCGGGGTTCAGCAGGTTGCAGGGAGTCTGGAGCAG CGGCCATGCAGTGCAGAATCTGCTGGAGTTTAAGACCAGTGGGGCTCTGCAGTGGCTCGGCATGACTGGACCCACATCACTGTTGGAACGAACAGGACTAGCTCAGGCTGTGAGTGAGGGCAGAAGCTTCAGATCCTCCAAGATCACCAACATCACACTGGGAG GTCTGCAGGGCGATGTGTGTGACTGGTTACTGCAGTGTCCAGGAGGCTACAAGTGTGTGTTCCAGCCTGGTTCGTCTAACTACAGCTGCTCTTCTGTCTGCCACTTTGATTACTGTCACCACCACGGCATCTGTACTCACCACCCGAGTCAACTTCCAGTTTGCCG TTGCCTTGTAGGAGAGGACTTCTGGTACATGGGCCAGAGGTGTGACATGAAGATGACTCGAGCACGGCTCGTGGGTGCATGTCTTGCCATCTTACTCGTCATGGTGACAGTGATCGGCGTCTTGGCCCTTGTGGCAGTGCGACGATACCGAGCCATTCTGATCCAGGCCAAAGTAGATCAGACTAGGAGCAG CTATCGCAGGTTCAACCATTTTGATGAGCTGTCAGGACGGTTCTGGTTGCGTTCGTGGGCAGGGTCAGCAGACTCGCTGGATAATCCTGCCTTTACACGCTCCGATGAGTTACTGCACCTGCGGGCGCTCGACCGCCCTTGCTGTTACCACGACGACACGCTGTCGCTGGCCTCCACCTGCCCCAGCCATGGAACACGCATCAATACAATCTACCcccacag